A region of the Silene latifolia isolate original U9 population chromosome 9, ASM4854445v1, whole genome shotgun sequence genome:
CTCCGCCACATCATCTTCAGGTAGTCAGGCTGCATGAAGTATGCCTCTTTAGAGAAATCTACACCTTCAGTCACAAGAGCTACACAATGCAGGTGTATACTTAAACACCGTCTAAATGCTTTGTCATCCAAGGCAACAATCACTAAATGATTCAGATATCCCCGGGTATGGTCCCCGATTCTAAAGCTTTCAAGAAAAAGGTCAATAATCGAATTTGGTGCAGCCCAAGCTTCATTCAGAGTGGTAACTATAACGGTTTTTTCCTTGGTAGCCGCACGATTCAATACTCGTTCCAGACTGTACTCCTCACTATCCTGTATATGATTATAGAAGAGAATTAAGTACAACTGTCTAACTGATAAACTAATTCATTCATGATTAGATGCACTAATGCCTTAATAATCTTTTTAACCAGTTTTTAAAGTTACAAACTTGTTGATCGGTCAAACGGAAACATATCAGATCCACAAACTAGAAAGAAAGATAATGATACTGTTAAGCTCAAGGCCATTAACATCACTTTCATTCTCAATGAAGAATTAGCTCACATATTAACTCTCATAAAACTTATTTGTTCGTAATAACAAaagaaccttttttttttaaaaaaaacagaAGACATATTTTTGTAACTCTTCATAGCTTGTGTTGTTCCTCTTCCTCAGAACTGAACACACCAAATTGGCATGAATTAGGCAATTAGCCTTCAGAATATCGAAATAATTAGAAAACTGCATCTTACTCCTAACTTCCTAGTTACTTAGGACATAGCATTCCAACTTAAATTAAAAGATAGAAGTATTGTACAGATCTGATATGAGctcaaaccaaacaaaaaaaacactCCCTCGTTCtgatcaattgttgtccttttgttttggcaGAAAAACCAAGGAAAAAGAagggggccaattactaaatgacaaatggatcaaattgagtgtgcatggtcaaattgctcatcaagttcattcttaatcttaaaatagaaaggacaacaattgactgagacacccaaaaataaaataggacaacaaatgaccgggacagagggagtaataataATTGTCCATTGCACTATCATTCAAAGGATAGTATCTTCACCCTAAGTATATTGTCGATTTTGATTCATCATTGACCAATGACCATTAATCTAAAACCCTTAGATTTACTCCTATGGTTAGATGTGCACCCTAGGATGAGGAAAAAGACCTCCATTTCTTTTTCGGAAATGGAGAGAATCCATTTCCGAAACACAGACTAACGACGAATCAAGTAAGAATGTGAAGATGACTCCAACCCATAAAAGAGATGTCACGTGTGAGTGTCGCACATCAACGGTTTTAGTATGAATCCTAAGCTTACAGAGTGAACTCTATCTACTATCGATTGGCAAAGTCCAGGCCCATACATTTGCCCAACAAAGATAGACGATAACCCCGCTGTTACTTATTTTACAGAGGGTAAAATTCGCTGTCAAAGTAATCAAATTTCACAAATCAATGCCAGGGGAGTACATAAAATAACACCACAAATTATAGAACAAGACGGTCTCACACAAGAAATACTGAAATAACACAGATCGCCGAAAACTACActtaaaacacaataattattgtgtaagacggtcttattttATAATTTGTGCTAAAACAAATACTACACGATACAATGCGATATAATTCGAAAGTACGGAATATTATTAAACAGAAGCAGGAACAGACCTGAGACGAAACGACGTCGTTTTGGGGAAAGACGAAGCGTAAATCATGAGAGGAGGTGGAAGAAGTATCGGAGGGAAAGAGAAGGAAAGCGGCGGAATAATAAAGGAAAAAAAGAGCGATGACGGAGATAAGAGCGGCGAAAGAACGACGAAGAAAGACGGTGTTTTCCGACGATAATGTGGAAGCGGATTGATCGGTGACGGGAAAAAGTGAGCGGAACATGATGGGAGATCTTCTTTGCCGGAAAATTGAAGAATGATGAGTGTGGTATGGTGGGAGTGGCATTTAACAGTGGGGGTTCAGACTTGAGAATTAAGATTATACTCCGTAGTTGGGAAATAAGGATGTGAATTGTTTACATTCTTGGACCGAcggaaccaaaaaaaaaaaaaacacaccaaGGAAAAGGGACACGCACTGACGGGCACGTGCCTCGGCATTCTATGAAATTTACGACGGACAACacgtaaaataaaattaataaaatatatatattatagTTATAAATAACTTACGATTTTAgtctaatcaatctcttttagTCTCTCGACATCTCATTCCTCGTTTATAAGTATTCAATATATTTAGGCGTGTGTCCGACGAATGTCGGTGGAATGTCGGTGTCGGACATGAGACGGCTGGTTAGGAGGAATGTCCGTGCTACCTAAGTTGTGAGTTGTGACTCTTGGGTAGCCCTGGTAAACGGGTCAACGACCGAGTTCGGCTCAGGTTAATTTCGAGTCGTTTATTTTAGGTTTGCAGACTTCGGGTCGGGTTGGGCGGTCCATTTCGAGTTTCAGCCAACTATTGTCAAGTTATTTGTTGATAATAATCAGTTTGTAACAATAAACATTCGGGTTAGGTTATAGTGGTCGGGTcaagttcgggtcgggtcaattttcCAGGTCTACTTGTGGGACTAAGGGTGAATTGTAGTCCCTCCGTGCCcggtcaatagtttacactttttTATTTAAGGTATATCAGTCAATAGTTaacacttttcttttcttttctacaCCCTATGTCCCTGTGAGTGCTTTACACTTCctttactagttttaaacccgtgcaaaaaaataCACGGGCTATAATAATAGGCATTATCATTGACATAGAAGCATGTAAATGAGCATAATTATTGTCGAGTCCTTCGCAGCGGGTTTATAGAATTAGGTGACCCGAACCAACCCGAAAAATTGAGAAACCCGAAATTacccgacccgaattggcccgacccaaacccgatccgttgacccgttttgccaggtctactcaaTTCCCCTCACACACATATGGAAAAAGACCTCAACAATTATATTCCAATGCTGTGACGATATAAAAAGGGTGTTGATTTACCTAGTACACATTTTACTTATCCTAGTACACTCTTGACGATATTACCCCTCTCATTTTTATGTATTGCGTACTAGGTTGCATCAAAACgaacacggacacgacacggacacgtgacacggcatcccatgaaatttaggacacgggacacggcatttaaatttaataaaacatatattctatagttatatatgtgtgattttatttttgtaaaagtattgaatattaaatttaaataagtgaaagtaaaacttacgttaattataactcattctcatttccaaaactaAAACCAACTTATAttcaatctatttcgacatctcattactagtctaaataacatcatttgtctccaattcaacttatttccccaccaaatttaaccatataacaattctcgccatttaacttaaattcaacttgattccgtttCGAGGtcaggtgtgtccaaataccaaggacacggctcaaaataccatggacacgtgtcggacacgtgccgaaataaaagatgaaagttagacacagCTTTACAAGTGTtcgacacgttttgacgtgtgatcgacgagtgtcgtgtccgaaacggtgtccgacacgggaacgccgattaggaggagtgtccgtgcaactTAGATTGCGTACTACATtgaacaaagaaaaagaaaaagggaaacgtCAATTGTACTGCATTTAATCACCAACACTGCCCACCAGCCCACCACTACCCTCACCCTCCCCTGCCAATGTCCTTGCCGGCCGGCGTGTGTCAGCCGTCAGGCATTCCTCTCCCTAGGCactagagctggcaagtctgacccgaccagagtgacccgacccgaacccgagcaaacccgacccgGCCCGAACCCGAAAATGCTGcgacccgaaaccgacccgacccgacccgatgacgacccgtaacccgacacg
Encoded here:
- the LOC141599256 gene encoding uncharacterized protein At4g15970-like, whose product is MPLPPYHTHHSSIFRQRRSPIMFRSLFPVTDQSASTLSSENTVFLRRSFAALISVIALFFLYYSAAFLLFPSDTSSTSSHDLRFVFPQNDVVSSQDSEEYSLERVLNRAATKEKTVIVTTLNEAWAAPNSIIDLFLESFRIGDHTRGYLNHLVIVALDDKAFRRCLSIHLHCVALVTEGVDFSKEAYFMQPDYLKMMWRRIEFLQSVLEMGYNFVFTDADVMWFRDPFTHFDLDADFQIACDHFSGDPFDVDNRPNGGFNYVKSNNRSIEFYKFWHSARKYFPGYHDQDVLNFIKHNPYIAEIGLKMKFLDTAYFGGFCEPSKDLNQVCTMHANCCVGMANKVFDLKILLQDWKLFMSLPPSLKRAQRYSWRAPKNCSLQVFHAANAPNESEKSEHAI